One Gossypium hirsutum isolate 1008001.06 chromosome A08, Gossypium_hirsutum_v2.1, whole genome shotgun sequence genomic window, ATATTTTGTAGTCCTATTTTGTAAGATACTTTGATGGGAATTGTTAttgtaatatatttgtattttacCTGGTGgcgaaattagaaaaaaattttagagaatcgaaattaaattgtaatttttatggtagtaaaaatataatttcatcattttaatagtctatatccttataaattttaaaatattaaattaatttttatcattttaaggggGATAAAgtgcatttttatttttactaatttaaaattttaaaaaattaaagcacttaaatgaaaaattttccattttaggaaGAAACTAAGGCCCTTGCCAGCCCCCCTAGCTACTCCCCTGATTTCATCGTGGCTAAAATAACTATATATGTGAAGCTTGACTTAGTTTGTAAGAAAGTTAGCGCTTTATATTATTCTATTAGGAACCACTTTGATTTTATAGCTGTGTTTTTCGAGAAAAAATTTAGTGAAAAGTGATCTAAATTTTTTGTATAAGTGTAAGTTTGGTATATAGTAAGTTGTAGGTTAAATCCGTCAGGATCTAGTGCCCTTAGTATAGTGATTTTGATTATatgtacttgtaatttttcaaaaaaaattagtttaataaaatgtTCATCAGTATCattaatatattcatatattgTCTTCAATAgtttttgcatgtaaagaaaaatgaaatcaaatattaatttactaattatcTAAAGTTTAACTAATATCAAGCGGTATTATGTGGTTTGATCGTAATaaggaaagacaacttatattagtagacaatcCAAACATATTATTAGTCTAATCGAAATTGAACAAATCGATTGAAAAACATATTATGTGGGCCGGTGAGGTGGGTTGATAAGCAACTGGGACAAAGCAAGTTTTATGTTGAAAAAAGATGTGTTTTAATCGGTTGATTGTGGTTGAGGGGTTATGGTGTTCGGAAGGGTGGGAAGGGGTGCTGATTAATGTTTATGGGCCAAATATGTTGAGGGACCAGAGAATTTTTTGGGAGGAAATAATTGAGATAAGAGAACAGTTTACAAATCACTGGATTGTGGGTGATGACTTTAACGCAATTAGAAATAAGAGTGAGAGAAGTAATTGTGTAGGATTATTAAGAGGTTCGAGGGATTTTTGAAATTCATAGAGTATTACAAGTTGGTAGATTTGTCATTGCTCACGGCTGGGGAGGTGGACATGTGTAATGATTTAGATAAAATCTGGAAGTTAAAGTGCCTCCTAGAGTGAGAAGTTTTCTATGGATGATTTCTATTGATCGTCTTCCTACGAAGGTGTTCCTTATTAGAAGAGGCATGAAGTTGGATTGTTTGGGGGACGGTTACCCTTGGTGTTATAGAGATCAGGAGACTGCAGTGCATCTATTCTTTCATTGTAATTCCATTGTTCTGGATTGGTGGGAGGTGAAATGGAGACCATTTGAAGGTTTCTCtgattttttcatattttgtaaGAATTTCTCCTATACAGGTGCGATCAAAAGTTTATGGATGATCTTGGTGCCAGCAGCTTGCTGGTCGGTGTGGTTAGCAAGAAATGAGCTGGTGTTCAATAGAAAGTGGCCGAAAATGTCCAACTTGGTTTTTCTTTCAAAGACTCGGGCATTGATGTGGATTAGATCGGTGTATGAGGAATTGAAAGTGGATGAAAGAATCTGGTGGGTCTGTCCATATAAAAGTTGGTGTAACATTAAAAATTCAGGTTTGAGAGGTAAGTTTTGGTGTTTTCCGTGTTATGGCGGGATTAAATTTAACGTTTGTGGTGTGGCGGTGGAGGATGAAGCATGGTGTGGAGGGGTGCTAAGAAATTCGGATGGCGTGGCAAGAGCTTTATTTTCTGGTCCGATCTCAGCAAAAGACTCCATTGAAGCGAAGGCAAGGGCGGTTAGCATTGCTTTGGATATGTTTTTAGAAATGGGATGGAAGGGTAAATGTTCTTTAGTCATAGAGGTTGGTTCAATGGAGGTGATCAACCGGTTGGTGAATAAAAGTTTGAGACCATTGTTGCTGTCTTCTCTTTTTAAGGAAGTTGATTCTAGGTTGTCTTTAATTGGATTGTATCCTTTTTGAAAGCAGACAAGAATGAGAATAAGATGGCAGTGGCGTTGGCGTTGGCGGGTGCGGGTCTAAAAAGGCAGGGTATGTTTAAAGTCATGGTGGTGACCTTGGTGTGCTTATTGTGTGGTGTTAGTAGGAGTTTTTTGTTAGCAGTGTTGAGGTTTTTTGGGTATATAGAGCAGGTTATTTTCAGTTTGGAGGTATGTTTATCAGACGGGATTAAAGGGGGTTTAGGGTGGATTGATTGTTATTTTCTGTCAGTGTTCACGTTTTGTTCATTGGTTGGACCTGCTTGTACCTGCTGTTTTGTTTTTGCCATGTATCAGTTATATGGCTGCTGTACTTTAATTAAgcgaaaaaaaaaattctatgaaATTATTTAGGATTTATTACAAACCAAGCAAATGTAAGCACACACTAAGGCTCAAACAAAGcctcaatttattattaactttttttgCAGAGCTGGTAATGTTAATCGTATACCCCGTGATAATATCAATATATTACCAAGAAGGCACTGAAGCAGCAGCCATGAAAGCGACAAACTATTCGTAGTTGTAAACAGTACAACGCAAGTTCAGGTCAGGCTTCCACCAATGACGAAGTTTATGCGGTGAAATGCTTCCTTCGGGAGGACTGAGATTCTCTATAAGAATTGCCGAAGGAAGCAAATGAAGCGGCTCCGAAATTTCAACATCCCTTATTTTCAGTTTTTTCATCACTATATTTCTTAGTGAATGATGGCTTATTAGTCCCCAAACTCCAACGTCGTCGCTCTTTCTTCTCTTCTTGAAATGTTCAATATATCCATTACATATGAAGTCTCTATTATTCACAAACAAACATGGCTTCCACCCTGATATTGCAGCAAATGAATCTTCATCACAACTATATCCCGAAGCCAGGGCAGCGCAAACTTTGATAACATGGGTTGTCAGTTGAAGTCCACGTATCACATTCTTATTGTCTTTGAAGATTGTCTCAATTGGGAAAGATGCATATGGCGGATTAAACAAAAAACTTTCCAAGAATTTGCCTCTTTTCGCCATATTCTTTCCAGCAAGCATTGCGATGGCTGCCCCTAGGGAATAACCAGTTAACCACACCTTTGAAGAGCCAGCTTTTGACACCCTATCTTCAACATATTTCATGGCGGTCTGAACACGACTACTTTGATGAAGTGTATTTAGGATTATTGCGAAATTCGACTCAAGATCCCTTGTCAAAGTTTCTCGTTTTAATAGGGTGCCCCGAAAGGCGATTACGTATCCAGGGCCTGGATTAGTTGCCGAAGGTAATACATATTCAAAAATGGCACCGAAGATGCTCTCATCATCCTCATCGACGAGCTCATTCACTAACTTGAAGTTGAAAAAGTCCCACCATTGTGGCGCAAGTGTCTCAGAGCCTCCACGTAATTCCACTTGTCGGTCACGTTCCCGCTCGGAAACACCCTTGATCAAGCTGGTTAATACGGACCTTCGATGGTTGTAGTCGTTCCAATCAACGGTGGTAAGGTGTTTGGGTCCCACAAGGCTAAAAGGTTCTCTTCCACGAGACATATATTATAGCACTGGAAACTGTTGACGTGGGTACGAGGGCTTTGGGTGATGTGGGTTTTAGGCTATATGGTGGTTAAAGCAGGTTGTGCAATGGTGAAGGTGGTGCAGTGGTGTGACGGCGCTGGTGAACGGGAAAATGGGGATGATTAGTGGCGGAGCTTGGATATTATTCTTGGCagccaaattaaaatttcaaatttcaaatatttaaaatttatgaaaagtctTCAAATTTGGAGAAAAAATGATAAagtcttcttcttttatttatttatttatttttttgttgaagaagaaagatgataaaagtctttttatcttatttatatatataatattataaatatttgagaggcttatttatattattacgaGAGCTATAATATATTTACAAAAGGGAAAATTGCAAAAATCTTAAACTTTGGAGGGGGcctatttatattttttggaGGGTTCTAGTGTAAATttacaaaggactaaattgaaaaaaattaaactcatgGCCCCCTTAGCCTCAACGTGGCTCCGCCACTGCCGGGATGATGATGGATTAGCTGAAATTCTTTTAGGAATTTGCCATTGTTTGCCACTGTTATATATGTCATTACGTGTTAGTGTCatgggccaaagtgcaaagcccgtgaccatggcacaagatgcACCCCATGGAGGTTTATCGATTAGATGGGGATCGTTCAGCCCACGAGAACTAATTCGATTCAAAGAATTGTTGAAGAAGTCTGTTAGATTGAAGCCTGGGTAGCCCAATAATGAAGATATGGCAACATatgttatttttagtaaatatgggaatcatatcttgtagatttaatttgatatggtGTATCTTGTAAATTGGTCCCTacatgttagatcaaagagtaaattggttattctgttaaaaatttcatccacttTTACAGTtaaaaactagtccctatacatcAACATGAGGTACATATAGTATGCCATGTGTCACTCTCTGGTTATTCTGTCAATCACGTCAGTTTTTGATAACATAAATGGATGAACTTTTAACATAAAGGACTAATTTTctctttgattaaataaatagtgaccaatttactcattttttgagtagagggcaaaatgtaatttaacaCCTCTATGGACTTTTACTAGGGATGTCAATGGAGCGAAGCGAGGACAAATATTGCTAAATCCATCACTACTCTACAGTTGAGACATTTTGTTTTTATCACATGTCCCATTGTACTATGGATGTATAATTCATCCCTACCCCATCTCACTCCGCTTCAATTTAAATTTTGCTACGTATCTTcaatattttcaatctttttgtagtcaagtaaatatttaaacataatttaaaaagttaaacacAAATGGTATgtattttttctatattattttattatatttttactcttTTAGTAGTTTACATATACAacgataaaatgataaaatgataaaagaaaaaatttgctCTGATTATATATGCTCTTGTTAGGACAATGTCTAGAACTAAAACGTAATTAACAtacaaagttaaatttaaaattagaaatataaacaaaaacttccgtaaaaataattatttttcaaaataagcaaaaagaaatattattttctaaatataaatcataaaagtaattaaatattattaattaaattaattcattactAAATCATATGTAAGAATAATATTTTGGAAGGATTAaagtttttggtttttatttttatttcattgagTTTTTGCGTTTCCAACCTTCCCTTCATTTTCATcctttttaatgttatttaattttcGTTACCCAGTTCCACTTCCATTGGTTGGCTTTCACTTTccagctttctttttctttttcctcgcTTTCTTTACAACGTCAATAACAATTAAACTGgattataatttctttttcttgaatttttttcctttaaattacTTGTTGATGGGAAAACGAGTTTATAGTTTCAACAAAATCAAACTGGATTTTCAACCACACGTTGTATGACTATTATTATTCCGATTcaatgtcaaattttattttttcaaagttacattaaatatgatttaatgtgtaattatgtatataaattttgattttgtataatttttttatttgattcaattatTATAAACTagtaacacaattattgatataacatcattttatgtttatatattgcgtattaaaataattatatgtccaatataaaaataaattgatgtatttatttctttaaatgtgtatgattaaatcaaaattaaagttttaagtatatatttgaacaacaattagagtttcacgtgTATATTTTTTCTCCAAGCTGTTTgttttttatcttttgttttgccCCTCCCACcagccctttctttctttcttcttctcattcactccACATGTCTTCTCTCTTTTCGGTTTGCAGATATATTTTGCAAGTATCTTTGTTGTTTTCACAAGTTGTGGTGGACAAATGACGATGTCTGTCATTCGCTAAAACACCACCGGCCATCAGTagttttttagaataataaattatttcatgaGTCGATTTGGACCTGTgctgtcttaagttttatatgtttttttgtttgtttttccattgtttaataaattttcagttttagaagtttttatatGCTATTGTAGAACACTTTTTAGTCTTACTTATGCATGTAACaatagttttacaagtgattttagggatggttTTGTTGCCATCCTCTGtagtttggtgaatgctcgattcttttgtcgatttttgctcGCCTCTTTGGATCATTCGAGGCTGATTTCTGTATCATATTAAGTATTTGCAAGCACTCTAGATATGTCGTACTTAAGTTATTACAAAGCCAATTGTCAACGTGTCatgatgttttattaatattGAAGCTAAAACTTTTGTTGTGTTGGTGGGAGCTTGTCTTTCACCATCTACGACGAATGTTTTTTCCCCCTTGAATTGTATGGTTTCATTCatttaatgaattaatgaatttatctttcaaaaataaaattttacgtgtataattatactaaattaaagtttatttatataattacacattaaattaaaatttatatataattttaacattCATCACTTATTAATATTCCTATTACATGCCGTTGCAAGTACACATATCTAGAAGTAATTATATGGAGAGTCAGAGAAGCCCTTAGACAAAGTTTCCAAAAGCACGCCACCAACCGTCATGTATATTTTCTTATTAGCCTAATCATGACCTAAAAAGTCGtctaaaaattgtaaatttccttctaaaagaatttttttaataggCTTAAAAAATTTTTTCTAGTAATGGAATTTGCATGCAACTTTCGAGTCGTTGACAATTCTCTTCTTTAGCGTTTTTGACCTAAAACATAAAGTCAACTTTCTCAAGTAAGGAATGTAATACTAGCATCATTGACATTAAGCTCCAGCGCCCCTTAAGCTCTACTTACTCTCTCCTAACAAAAAATTCAAGTAACTTTTGTTGAAGGCCCATTTCGCCCGGCCCTTAGATTTATTTACAACAAAAGAATAAACCaaatataaaaaccaaattataaattataaactagaaataaaaattaaatttgttcaCAGTCCATAAATACTAAAACCCAAACATTAATTGAagcccaaattttaaaacccactCCACAAATAAGACCAAGGCCTAATCCTAGCCCCAAATACAGATTATAGCCCCAAACCTAAAAACCCAAATTTACACCAACTCAAGTACAAATCTCTAACCCAACTGAATAAACCCAAAACCCGACCTAGTTACTAAAAAACCTAAAAACATTTCAGCAAACCCTAGCTAGACAGAGCCGCAAGACCTCTACGCGCGCCACCACGTGCATCTCCTTACGGCCATCTCCACGTCAGTCGAACCTGTGAGAAGAAAAGAGTAACAGAATACAGCAAAGCAATagcagaaaaaataaagaaaatttgtatttatattttaccTTTATTCGGCTATAAAAGGAGGCCCATTGTATACTGTAAAAAGACTTACGAATGCAATAGGCATCAgtcaaaatagaaaaatgaaaaatagtttattcaaaggtatattttcatgatttttcagTCTATACACCgaatataatatacatacatatatagttatataaaaataccttttatttttacctttttgGGCGATCGGAAGAAAGGAAACTGAATGGTTTTCTCGATTTCTTTCAACGGTCGTGGGTTTTTTCGAGTGTTTGAGACTCATATCTGAGGTGGGGAAAGAGAAAGGattaaaatgggccattttttgCACCTCCGGCTGCCGTGCACGGCTGTCACTGGTGACGGATGGATGGTGGTCCGATCGTCGGAAATGGATTGCCCAGAGAGAAATCCTCCccctcccttttctttttttcagaaAGTATGAAGaaataaagattttaaaaaaaattggggttTTATAGCATGttcaatacggcgccgttttggatcCGAACTTCAATGGCCAAAATGATGCTGTGTTATGCCAAACCCGATGACCTGACCCAAACACcaccaggatccgcgtgttttggtcTCTAAGGGATATTTGCGCGATGAGTCCCTCCTCTCTTGGGCTAAGCTTTAATTAAGCCCcgatttgttttatttgttttattcccTGGAATTTGTGCGCCATTTCAATTTAGTCCGCGTTTAAACGCCGCGTTTTTGGATTTGGGATATTTGCATTTTTAATCCTCGTTTGTTTGCGCACAttgtattttagtccctaattctgttttaataatgtatttatttatggattaccctttttattttgtttttatttcaattgaattttttagtttatgttcgtactctttgtaattattttatttttatttaaaattttattattcaatttttaaaattatcttaaaatggtTTTTTAAACTATCTTATTGACTCTATAttgttttaatttgttatttctttcatttgtatatatattttaaaattgttctattatataaattttttattttaaaattctctttTATACATATctctttgttttaaaaatttatttgatatttattttaaataattttatacattattatgttatacattatttttttgtatatattgttgatttcgtattattttatgtatatattttcttttaaatctatttatgtttatatattttcttttaaatctatttatgtttatatattttcttttaagtcTGTATATATAATTTATCTCTTTTAagtatatttgtttatttaaaacatttatatatatgtatatttataataagtttttcatttcatgtatattatttatttagatagatttatattatattttgattttcttcttaCCTAATATTTATCGCAAAATTCATTCatgcattatttatttttatttttatttttatttcttattttctatctattttaaactttcacatattacatgcttttaaaatttttacatgtaacaccctctgcccgtatccattgccgggataggatatgaggcattactggagtttactgaacattttcagataattctgattcatttattattcatattttgaaaataatcatgacgtctctctattgggccctcgaagccccaaacatatattagaaaccaaccggaattaaatcgggatcatagaaaaaaaatttcgcaaaatcttaaattttattttcatctaagtacttaccatttcaatgctccttataattaaacatgttaccattcaatcaataacttggcacttgtctaagcgtcaaacaacatcattgttagtatacttgcacatgtttcatataaattcaacattaatatacttattttctcgacatgtcacacttgagtttaataattgtctttacttacataatttccttgtatcaacatattaaagataatcatatatgtacatgtcatgaaacatatcattctcttaccgtttcttcataagtatatatcaatcatttcattatatcaatatttcatgctccatcatttccatatattttatgtatatttattccggtaaagtttatatcaaacttaacataaattatattccatgtacttattcttatttcgtttatctatcttcataattattttatacagctattttgtacatatatttccatatgaccagttcttgtaaacatttcgcacaaccatttcatataactattcgtcatctgatacatatttacctgaatatcaatggttcaatagatgtcataacgtctcccatccacggtcttatttatctttgacatgatgccatagtgtatttcaactatggtcttactcattttctgccatgttgccatggtatctttcaaccatggtcttattcttttcatgtcacgttgccatggtatctttcaaccatggttttattcattttatgtcacgctgccatggtatctttcaaccctGGTCTTAATTCATttcctgtcatgttgccatggtatctttcaaccgtGGTCTTACACATTGCATATCatgctgccatggtatctttcaaccatggtcttacacatttcatttcggAAAGCACACttccgcgaacctcatccttacaatgggattactagtccaggctaaatcccctgtaatataaactcatagagtattgtcgggattaccagtccaaactaaatcccctgcaacgacaattactctaatgagcttggatctgaattaccagtccaggctaaattcagaccctaatttggattacccgtccaggctaaatccattttacacgtattctttgAGATGGCTATattaggataggatcacccgttcgggctagatcttttttaccgtcaattccttttcattcaaccaggatttcttcccctttttatcaaatatatcaatgtttcatcaattttcatacaagggatatttaaatcatattcacatcaataacatacatttcaagtatttaagaatataattaaagttatacgaacttacctggcgaaattgcagaaatatcaagattcaggAGCATtttggcaatttaccattttcccaatttccacccgatcttaaattgaaaatttcattcaatttattaatttagataataaaacaattcattcccttcaatttggtcatttttgacatttttacaaaattgcccctgaagttttacttttattcaatttagtccttaaacctaaaacatgcaaattagtcatgctagctgaatattcatttatattttcctcgtcctcctctccattccacatccttaatgtatataacacacttgtaagtaacattatctatatttttcattatttacttttatgaatattcaagctgtccatctgtatcatagtcactaaattattcatatctggatctatagaactccaaattaagatccactaattttttctgaaactagactcatatatcttcttaccataaaattttcagaatttttggtttagccaataagtacagtttattctttaaagttacccctattctattgtctgacagttctgacccttcttcactaaaaattaattatctcctcttacagaatttgaatgatgtttttgtttgtttctcttgaaaatatacttattcaagattctaaacatataaatttaagcccataattacttttctctaattttttatgatttttcaaagtcagaacaggggaacccaaaatcattctgaccttgtctcacaaaatttattatatctcatgatttacaattccattgcttacataatttattccataagaaactaaactcaataagatttaatttaatattttagtcatcctataattcgatttatacaattttttgtgatttttcaaaattagactactgctactgtccaaaactattttagtgcaagatattatttaccatgtttataacacccttattttctttctctacactatttctcttcactttctcttgttttctcttcattaacatatcaagaacataggaccatatgtaaggaaactctacattaacattaatcccatgctttttcaataatatcaaacttaaaaatatattgaaatcatgatgttcttaccttgttctattgatttcaatcttcatctttattttctttctccttcagctttcatttcttgaatccaacttgatattctatgtaacaccccaaactcggcccagacgttatgaccagatccgacatgccacatcgaagcgttcaaaacattttatattgttgatccagaaaaacttacttagtgttttaaaagataatttcattataggttaaaatgaatggaagctgtgcaccaggtaggaaaccggaaaagaggtggtgagtccatcggactgcttaagtaccaagctcccttcggatcgaatcctagacatgcataccgccattgccacaccttaacgtcatggatatttctaggaaaccgatttgattaagtcatttttaggaaaagtgattaatcttgtaaaatactttcattgcggaagctttgcttgttgtcgtgttattttgaaatcaattgttgtttttgaaaatgcgctctaaagctatccaatttcaacagttaaatataagtaatacctatcttagtaatacatattaaaaccatcaaaaataattaagcagccttattacatttaaaaacccaaacctcaacgtaaataataggatgtccagttcaccagaagaaaaccaaactttcagaacgggtggccactccgaattccctcacaactccaagcccactatgattggggatttcctgcgtagatgaaaataaaaggggtgagtttggggaaactcagtgtgtaaggaaaacccattcaaagcccaagtcagctcaagcctattgggcctaagcccattcaggtaacagtggtactggaccagagcccttttcagattataaTAGACTAGGctttagccccttattcagaaaacagtatggcccataagcccatttcaaaatacatgcaacatcaataaacatatgcaagcccattttgggagactactcaacccaccaaccactacactccacccgtaccagccatacactccatgtggggaatagctcaatccacccagcccaacactccacagttgcagccttgctgctcagttaacagtaattgaggcaaagcctccagtacgtggacaagccactttcagtacttcctccgtcaatatcccaatcccatgcatcagataataacaacatggcatgcagtaaataacaatagtgaaacatgcatttaggtcaatttaaccctaggggtatttcggtaatttatctactaggggtaaaactgtaaattttccacttttaaaggtatttcagtaatttatctattttagggtttttcatgcatattcctacttttcacgtactaacagaatcacgtaccgagggttcttaccgaattcggcccgttggcccatcattccaattttggcccattaagcccaaaaatatcgagggcacagaaatcatgcactttgcagtccaaattttgcagcttaccaaaaacattaatcgatttacctcacgagcattcgcacactcgcaaatctaaaaaaataccggttttcggcatttcggcttttcgacttttgccgatccagactaagaaagagggtgttagttacacacctgtttgcgacgatatgctgacgagatccacagacgaactgcctacaattggattactaacacattaatctaactattcaaata contains:
- the LOC107958225 gene encoding GDSL esterase/lipase At4g10955 encodes the protein MSRGREPFSLVGPKHLTTVDWNDYNHRRSVLTSLIKGVSERERDRQVELRGGSETLAPQWWDFFNFKLVNELVDEDDESIFGAIFEYVLPSATNPGPGYVIAFRGTLLKRETLTRDLESNFAIILNTLHQSSRVQTAMKYVEDRVSKAGSSKVWLTGYSLGAAIAMLAGKNMAKRGKFLESFLFNPPYASFPIETIFKDNKNVIRGLQLTTHVIKVCAALASGYSCDEDSFAAISGWKPCLFVNNRDFICNGYIEHFKKRRKSDDVGVWGLISHHSLRNIVMKKLKIRDVEISEPLHLLPSAILIENLSPPEGSISPHKLRHWWKPDLNLRCTVYNYE